In the genome of bacterium, one region contains:
- a CDS encoding acetamidase/formamidase family protein, giving the protein MQRIAREQARKYAFNPSDAPLLRVKCGERFEVETYDASTGYFRTENDKAVPARRPGFDRVPPLTNPIAGPIWLDGAERGDTLIVMIEDIAVDEYSWIAIGPGRGPLGESSRWPELSREYTTRIFRHTLGPSGTRRDGTLRFNDRISWPLSPFIGTLGVAPDREVTTSGDGQGEWGGNLDIRDVAPGNRILLPIFHPGGLFYLGDAHASQGDTEFTGTAAETKATVRVQLDLIKGKRVPWMRIEKPTSIVSVYAYRPLEVAVETATLHLMDWLITEHDFTPTDAYCLVSTCPDFRINVYQMCRVGKLNYVAGAEIPKRYL; this is encoded by the coding sequence ATGCAACGGATCGCACGTGAACAAGCCCGGAAATATGCATTTAATCCGAGCGATGCGCCACTGCTCCGCGTGAAGTGCGGCGAGCGGTTCGAAGTCGAGACCTATGATGCCAGCACGGGCTACTTCCGCACAGAGAACGACAAAGCGGTTCCCGCCCGCCGGCCCGGCTTTGACCGGGTGCCCCCGCTGACCAACCCGATCGCGGGTCCGATCTGGCTGGATGGAGCGGAACGCGGTGACACGCTCATCGTCATGATCGAGGACATCGCCGTCGACGAGTACTCCTGGATCGCGATTGGGCCCGGGCGCGGGCCGCTCGGAGAATCTTCCCGCTGGCCTGAGTTGTCCCGGGAGTACACGACACGAATCTTTCGCCATACCCTCGGACCCAGCGGCACCCGTCGAGACGGCACCCTGCGCTTCAACGACCGCATCTCTTGGCCCCTCAGCCCGTTTATCGGCACGCTTGGCGTCGCGCCGGATCGCGAGGTGACGACAAGCGGTGATGGCCAAGGAGAATGGGGCGGCAACCTTGACATCCGGGACGTAGCGCCCGGCAATCGCATCCTCCTCCCGATCTTTCACCCGGGGGGACTCTTCTATCTCGGGGACGCGCACGCCAGCCAGGGAGATACCGAATTCACCGGGACCGCAGCGGAGACGAAGGCCACCGTACGGGTGCAGCTGGATCTGATCAAAGGCAAACGGGTCCCCTGGATGAGGATCGAAAAGCCTACGTCGATCGTGTCCGTGTACGCGTATCGGCCGCTGGAAGTGGCCGTGGAGACGGCAACGCTACACCTCATGGATTGGCTGATCACCGAGCACGACTTTACGCCCACTGACGCGTATTGCCTGGTCAGTACGTGTCCGGACTTCCGCATCAACGTGTACCAGATGTGCAGGGTCGGGAAACTGAACTACGTGGCCGGGGCAGAGATCCCCAAGCGCTACCTATGA